In Pseudobacter ginsenosidimutans, the following are encoded in one genomic region:
- a CDS encoding DUF4293 family protein: protein MIQRIQTIWLLLAAIAAFLTLKLFFYTGNMIQEGMAIKQFTALTAQTSTLLLITTVGTGLLALISIFIFKDRKLQIKLVGIALVLSLLNLLLFYLQTKKFVPGEGNYGISALVALVVPIMLFLALRGIYRDQKLVKSLDRLR, encoded by the coding sequence ATGATCCAACGTATACAAACGATATGGTTGCTGCTGGCTGCCATTGCAGCCTTCCTGACATTGAAATTATTTTTCTATACCGGCAATATGATCCAGGAGGGAATGGCCATCAAACAATTCACTGCCCTCACTGCACAAACCAGTACATTGCTCCTGATCACTACAGTGGGAACGGGCCTGCTGGCGCTGATCTCCATCTTTATTTTCAAAGACAGGAAATTACAGATCAAACTGGTGGGCATCGCATTGGTGCTTTCCCTGCTCAACCTGCTGCTGTTCTACCTGCAAACCAAAAAATTTGTTCCGGGCGAAGGTAATTATGGCATCTCCGCCCTGGTGGCCCTGGTGGTTCCCATTATGCTCTTCCTCGCACTGCGCGGAATTTACAGGGACCAGAAACTGGTGAAGAGTTTGGATAGACTGAGATAA
- a CDS encoding serine hydroxymethyltransferase → MQKDTLVFDLLRKELDRQRHGIELIASENFTSLQVIQAMGSVATNKYAEGYPGKRYYGGCEVIDEIETLAIERLKKVFNASWANVQPHSGAQANSAVFLACLKPGDKILGLDLSMGGHLTHGSPANISGKYYQALHYGVKKDTGIVDYDQLEQIALAEKPKMIICGASAYSRDWDYARIRAVADKIGALVMADIAHPAGLIAKGLLNDPFDHCHIVTSTTHKTLRGPRGGIIMLRHDFENPWGLKDPKGNTRTMSQLLDLAVFPGAQGGPLEHVIAAKAIAFGEILTDEFTAYGKNVINNAQAMAKAMVNRGYNLISNGTDNHLMLIDLRNKNLTGKKAQETLDKAHITLNKNAVPFDDKSPFVTSGIRIGVPAITSRGMNEAHMETVAGFIDKVLTKIDDEATIAGVKNDVNTFMKQFPLYPELG, encoded by the coding sequence ATGCAAAAAGACACGCTCGTTTTTGACCTCCTCCGTAAGGAACTGGACCGCCAACGCCACGGCATTGAACTGATCGCATCTGAAAATTTCACATCGCTGCAGGTAATACAGGCTATGGGCTCTGTTGCTACTAACAAGTATGCAGAGGGCTATCCTGGCAAACGTTATTACGGCGGATGTGAAGTCATTGATGAGATAGAGACCCTGGCCATCGAACGCCTCAAAAAAGTATTCAACGCCTCCTGGGCCAACGTGCAACCCCACTCCGGTGCACAAGCCAATTCAGCCGTGTTCCTCGCCTGCCTCAAACCAGGTGATAAGATCCTCGGTCTGGACCTCAGTATGGGCGGACACCTCACACACGGCAGCCCCGCCAATATCTCCGGCAAATACTATCAGGCGCTGCACTACGGTGTGAAAAAAGATACCGGCATCGTTGACTACGATCAACTGGAGCAGATCGCCCTCGCAGAAAAACCAAAGATGATCATTTGCGGAGCTTCTGCGTATAGCCGCGACTGGGACTATGCCCGCATCCGCGCTGTTGCCGACAAGATCGGCGCCCTGGTGATGGCAGACATTGCACACCCTGCAGGTCTGATCGCCAAAGGCCTTCTCAATGATCCCTTCGATCATTGCCATATCGTAACTTCCACTACACATAAAACTTTGCGCGGACCACGTGGTGGTATCATCATGCTTCGTCATGATTTCGAGAACCCATGGGGCCTGAAAGATCCAAAGGGCAATACACGTACCATGAGCCAGCTGCTGGACCTCGCCGTATTCCCCGGCGCACAGGGCGGACCATTGGAGCATGTGATCGCAGCCAAAGCCATCGCTTTCGGAGAAATCCTCACAGATGAGTTCACTGCTTATGGAAAGAATGTGATCAACAATGCCCAGGCCATGGCCAAAGCAATGGTGAACCGCGGTTACAACCTCATCAGCAACGGTACAGACAATCACCTGATGCTGATCGACCTCCGCAACAAGAACCTCACCGGTAAGAAAGCGCAGGAAACACTTGATAAAGCACATATCACCCTCAACAAGAATGCAGTGCCTTTCGACGATAAGAGCCCGTTTGTTACAAGCGGTATCCGTATCGGCGTGCCTGCCATCACTTCAAGAGGTATGAATGAAGCGCATATGGAAACTGTTGCCGGCTTTATAGACAAAGTGCTCACCAAGATCGATGATGAGGCAACCATCGCCGGTGTTAAGAATGATGTGAACACATTCATGAAACAGTTCCCGCTTTATCCCGAACTTGGATAA
- a CDS encoding sugar phosphate nucleotidyltransferase — translation MKAIIPVAGAGTKLRPHTYTQPKALIPLAGKTILSIIVDQLKSAGINEYIFIIGYLGQKIQDYVRDNYPDIKAHFVHQTERHGIGHAIQLTKDIVEDDEMFVVLGDTICEYDVKAVLDMPHSALGVKRVDDPREFGVAEIGEDGFISRVVEKPQIPKSNMALVGIYRIKESAFLFQCLESNVRNQVMTRGEYSFTDALECMIRQGARFQAFKVQNWFDCGKKDTLLESNATMLKKFGSMISQDHNFENTIIVPPVSIARGCDIRNSIVGPNVSIGEKTVVNYSIIKNSIIGSFADLYDIVLSESLIGSDTEVKGESRSLNIGDNTEIDLGKS, via the coding sequence ATGAAGGCAATTATTCCCGTAGCCGGTGCAGGCACCAAACTACGGCCACATACATATACTCAACCCAAGGCTCTCATCCCGCTTGCAGGAAAAACAATCCTCAGCATTATTGTGGACCAACTGAAGAGTGCAGGGATCAATGAATACATTTTTATCATAGGCTATCTCGGACAAAAGATCCAGGACTATGTAAGAGATAATTATCCCGATATCAAGGCGCATTTTGTACACCAGACTGAAAGACATGGGATCGGTCATGCGATCCAGCTCACCAAAGACATCGTTGAAGACGACGAGATGTTTGTGGTATTGGGCGATACCATCTGCGAGTACGATGTAAAAGCCGTGCTGGATATGCCGCATTCCGCGCTGGGTGTGAAGAGGGTTGACGATCCCCGGGAATTCGGCGTGGCCGAGATCGGGGAGGATGGGTTTATCAGCAGGGTGGTGGAAAAGCCGCAGATCCCCAAATCGAATATGGCGCTGGTGGGCATTTACCGGATCAAGGAATCCGCTTTCCTTTTTCAATGCCTGGAAAGTAATGTGCGTAACCAGGTGATGACGCGTGGCGAATATTCATTTACAGATGCACTGGAATGTATGATCCGCCAGGGGGCAAGGTTTCAGGCCTTCAAAGTACAGAACTGGTTCGATTGCGGAAAGAAAGATACACTGCTGGAATCCAATGCCACCATGCTGAAGAAATTCGGCAGCATGATCTCCCAGGACCATAACTTCGAGAACACTATTATAGTTCCTCCTGTCAGCATCGCGAGGGGCTGCGATATCCGCAATTCCATTGTGGGCCCCAACGTCAGTATCGGCGAAAAGACCGTGGTCAATTACTCCATCATCAAGAACTCCATAATCGGCTCATTTGCTGATCTGTACGATATTGTACTGAGTGAATCCCTGATCGGCAGCGATACCGAAGTGAAGGGCGAAAGCCGGAGTCTAAACATTGGTGATAATACGGAGATCGATCTTGGGAAATCATGA
- a CDS encoding carboxypeptidase-like regulatory domain-containing protein, with amino-acid sequence MTAILPLALLAKANNGNNGEKERGKTEPVLYGMVADAVTKKPVQGVTLSITTAAKGQENVKDRKEYVTDAAGQFKVPQMPPGEVVIVLEKKGYKTYKKENVIIKEGVSLKMNLDLTADEDESDVFHPLMRMMDGD; translated from the coding sequence ATGACGGCAATCCTGCCGCTGGCCCTTTTAGCCAAAGCTAACAATGGAAATAATGGGGAGAAGGAGCGCGGAAAAACAGAACCTGTTTTGTATGGCATGGTAGCTGATGCTGTGACCAAAAAGCCTGTGCAGGGAGTAACATTATCCATTACTACTGCAGCGAAGGGACAGGAGAACGTGAAGGATAGAAAAGAATATGTAACCGATGCGGCAGGGCAGTTCAAAGTGCCTCAGATGCCGCCAGGTGAGGTGGTGATCGTGTTAGAGAAGAAAGGCTACAAGACTTACAAGAAAGAGAATGTGATTATCAAAGAAGGAGTTTCCCTTAAAATGAATTTAGATCTGACCGCCGATGAAGATGAAAGTGACGTATTTCATCCACTAATGCGGATGATGGACGGTGATTAA
- a CDS encoding ABC transporter permease, producing the protein MNKTWIIAQREFTSRVRKKTFLLTTILLPLLFAGFYAAIIWFSVKGGDSVKVLVSDRSNVFEGKLKNDGDISFTFQNSLKENQLGDSVQSGSFNAYMYIPEQFNSATDSIRIRTAKSLGLITREKVEKRINNTIKEHKMLAYVSKAQLDSAQRDAILDINKLESDKKQDKSGVAYAVGMISGFLIYIVLFIYGTMVMRGVMEEKVNRIAEVIVSSVKPIQLMMGKIFGIGAVGLVQFLIWIVLGVTMNLIVTLVMGVNTPAASQMADVAQQMPQGGAATFLDQVKEMLPLLLPCFLFYFLGGYLLYSSLFAAVGSAVNEDPQDAQSLMLPITLPIIFAIVIAMKAVNDPTSSLAVFGSLFPLTSPVVMMARVAHGIPDGVAVWELITSMVLLVLGFLGTTWLAGKIYRTGILLYGKKVTWKEMWKWAFRSN; encoded by the coding sequence ATGAACAAAACCTGGATCATTGCACAGAGAGAATTTACCAGCAGGGTTCGTAAAAAGACCTTCCTGCTGACAACGATATTATTACCCCTGCTGTTTGCAGGATTCTATGCCGCCATCATCTGGTTCTCTGTTAAAGGAGGAGATTCTGTAAAGGTGCTGGTGTCTGACCGATCTAACGTCTTTGAAGGAAAACTGAAAAACGACGGAGATATCAGCTTCACATTTCAGAATTCTCTGAAGGAAAATCAACTGGGCGACAGTGTGCAGTCAGGCAGCTTCAATGCCTACATGTACATTCCTGAACAATTCAACTCTGCTACTGATTCCATCCGTATCAGAACTGCAAAGTCCCTCGGACTGATCACCAGGGAAAAAGTGGAAAAGAGGATCAACAACACGATAAAGGAACACAAAATGCTGGCTTACGTTTCAAAAGCACAACTCGATAGTGCGCAACGTGATGCCATCCTCGATATCAATAAACTTGAAAGCGATAAGAAACAGGATAAATCCGGAGTTGCCTATGCAGTAGGCATGATCTCCGGCTTCCTGATCTATATCGTACTCTTCATTTACGGTACCATGGTAATGCGTGGTGTGATGGAAGAAAAAGTGAACCGCATTGCAGAAGTGATCGTGAGCAGCGTGAAGCCAATACAACTAATGATGGGTAAGATCTTTGGCATCGGTGCAGTAGGATTGGTACAGTTCCTTATATGGATCGTTCTGGGTGTTACGATGAACCTGATAGTAACACTCGTGATGGGTGTAAACACCCCGGCGGCCAGTCAGATGGCAGATGTTGCCCAACAAATGCCTCAGGGTGGAGCGGCTACTTTCCTTGACCAGGTGAAAGAAATGCTGCCCCTGCTCCTGCCTTGTTTCCTTTTCTATTTCCTGGGCGGCTATCTTTTGTACTCATCTCTCTTCGCTGCTGTTGGCAGTGCCGTGAATGAGGATCCACAGGATGCACAAAGCCTGATGCTGCCAATCACATTGCCCATCATCTTCGCGATCGTAATCGCCATGAAAGCGGTGAATGATCCTACCAGCAGCCTCGCCGTATTCGGCAGCCTGTTCCCGCTCACTTCACCGGTTGTAATGATGGCACGCGTGGCACATGGCATCCCCGATGGCGTGGCAGTCTGGGAATTGATCACCAGTATGGTCCTGCTGGTACTCGGTTTCCTCGGCACCACCTGGCTGGCAGGAAAGATCTACCGCACAGGCATCCTCCTCTACGGTAAAAAAGTTACCTGGAAAGAAATGTGGAAATGGGCTTTCAGAAGTAACTGA
- a CDS encoding ABC transporter ATP-binding protein produces the protein MNILEVKNLRKYYATQKAVDDISFSLAPGSIFGLLGPNGAGKTTLIRMITGIFYPDEGEILFNGKPFNTQTDILLTGYMPEERGLYKKMKIGEQAVYLAQLKGMSKAAATEKVKEWFIRFDMQSWWNKKVEDLSKGMSQKLQFVTTVLHEPKLIILDEPFSGLDPVNANLIKDEIYRLAKNGASIIFSTHRMEQVEEICDHIILVNKGQKILDGTVKQVKQQFKEHLFRISFEENPKSIISDVFEVIEQNQHELVVKIHEGRRPNDVLQFFLDQPTGITAFQEILPSLNEIFIRLVEGTPTARQFESINA, from the coding sequence ATGAACATCCTTGAAGTCAAAAACCTCAGGAAGTATTATGCTACCCAGAAAGCAGTGGACGATATCAGTTTCTCACTGGCGCCCGGTAGCATATTCGGACTGCTGGGCCCCAACGGAGCCGGCAAAACCACCCTCATCAGAATGATCACCGGCATCTTCTACCCAGACGAGGGTGAGATCCTGTTCAACGGAAAACCTTTCAACACACAGACTGATATTCTTCTCACAGGCTATATGCCGGAAGAACGTGGTTTGTATAAAAAGATGAAGATCGGTGAACAGGCTGTGTATCTCGCTCAACTCAAAGGAATGAGCAAGGCCGCTGCCACAGAGAAAGTGAAAGAATGGTTCATCCGCTTCGATATGCAGAGCTGGTGGAATAAAAAAGTGGAAGACCTCAGTAAAGGGATGAGCCAGAAGCTGCAGTTTGTTACTACCGTTCTCCATGAACCGAAACTCATTATCCTCGATGAGCCCTTCTCCGGACTCGATCCTGTGAATGCCAACCTCATCAAGGACGAGATCTACCGCCTGGCCAAAAACGGCGCCAGCATCATCTTCAGTACCCACCGGATGGAACAGGTGGAAGAGATTTGCGATCATATCATTCTTGTGAACAAAGGACAAAAGATCCTGGATGGCACCGTAAAACAGGTGAAACAACAGTTCAAGGAACATCTCTTCCGTATCAGCTTTGAAGAAAATCCGAAATCAATCATATCAGATGTATTTGAAGTGATCGAACAAAATCAGCATGAACTGGTAGTGAAGATCCACGAAGGCCGCAGACCCAATGATGTGCTGCAATTTTTCCTGGACCAACCCACAGGTATAACCGCTTTCCAGGAAATACTGCCATCGCTCAACGAGATCTTTATCAGGCTGGTGGAAGGAACGCCCACTGCCCGTCAATTTGAATCGATCAACGCTTAA